Proteins encoded by one window of Emticicia oligotrophica DSM 17448:
- a CDS encoding pyridoxamine 5'-phosphate oxidase family protein, with the protein MIKQTPRTVTSRMPKRTQYDETLIYSILDEALFCTISYSIDNQPFSIPTAFVRKGDKLYIHGSVGSHFLRGIESGIPVCISVMLTDALVVAKSAFHHSVNYRSVIIFSNAERIDDYEIKYQFFKELTEKIVPNSWEYLRPMKPSEVNKTMLLVFDISEASARQRTGMPNDDEEDKSLPIWSGLIPIPPNRLTPIADENSVGIPLPKHLS; encoded by the coding sequence ATGATAAAGCAAACTCCTCGCACGGTCACGAGCCGCATGCCCAAACGTACGCAGTATGATGAAACATTGATTTATTCAATTTTAGATGAAGCCTTGTTTTGCACCATTAGTTATTCGATTGATAATCAACCATTTTCAATTCCTACCGCCTTTGTTCGTAAAGGTGATAAACTCTACATTCATGGGTCAGTAGGAAGTCATTTTTTGAGAGGAATTGAATCGGGCATACCTGTTTGTATTTCGGTGATGCTTACCGATGCCTTGGTTGTGGCCAAATCGGCGTTTCATCATTCGGTCAATTATAGGTCAGTGATTATTTTCTCAAATGCAGAAAGAATTGATGATTACGAAATAAAATATCAATTCTTCAAGGAATTAACCGAAAAAATTGTTCCGAATAGTTGGGAATATTTACGGCCAATGAAACCTTCCGAAGTAAACAAAACTATGCTTCTGGTTTTTGATATTTCGGAAGCATCAGCACGACAACGCACAGGGATGCCCAATGATGACGAAGAAGACAAAAGCCTGCCAATATGGTCAGGACTTATTCCGATTCCACCCAATAGACTCACACCAATTGCTGATGAAAATAGTGTTGGAATTCCGTTACCCAAGCATTTGAGCTGA
- a CDS encoding GNAT family N-acetyltransferase → MEIQTAQTKEDFLKCFEVMQALRPHLTPELLLELLPQMQKENYTLIFIKENGKAISACGFRYLTSLFDGRYIYIDDLSTLPEARGKGHAGALFDYVVEKAKAENLSAVHLDSGHHRYDAHRLYLNKKMKIVYHHFRLEL, encoded by the coding sequence ATGGAAATCCAAACCGCTCAAACCAAAGAAGATTTTTTGAAATGTTTTGAGGTGATGCAAGCCCTGCGTCCACACCTTACACCCGAATTGCTTTTGGAATTATTACCCCAAATGCAAAAAGAAAACTACACCTTAATTTTTATCAAAGAAAATGGCAAGGCTATTTCTGCTTGTGGTTTTAGGTATTTAACTAGCTTATTTGATGGCCGATATATCTACATCGACGACCTGTCTACCTTACCAGAAGCTCGTGGAAAAGGCCACGCAGGAGCGTTGTTTGATTATGTAGTAGAAAAGGCAAAAGCCGAAAACCTTTCAGCTGTTCATCTCGATTCTGGGCATCACCGTTACGATGCTCACCGTTTATATTTAAACAAAAAAATGAAGATTGTCTATCATCATTTTAGACTTGAATTATAA
- a CDS encoding OmpA family protein — MKIRTLILFFFMIMVKLAFSQEQARLNIKGFVRDQKSNIPLTAQLKVIYNDISLKSVEATSKEDGSFELKTLTKNFILQAKADGYIVSNVVMNIEYSISQTIIVEIPMVANSKLKNNQLNVEFATRIQENKIKELHSKQIFQAVDAINGSVLGARFRLLSTNQNEVISTRTSIEEPIFEHDFTKKEKILLEVTTDGYQKFSEYIDINSLDATVHTNTARLIKKISFFNLIIKNEPELHSVQVTEMGNLNPKSIKLVNNEGIYFGLLETDHKYVIKANTKGNEAIVKELIAAEGFNQNIIILEHKINASNVSEKVVHAEKQAYQPENRAVQLENQTLFFEQGSYALKPESKVLLENIGKQMLEFPEVNIEITGYTDNIGDIRQNQYLSEFRAKVISNFLFNKGIKSNRITLKANGSNSPFADNDSETNRQRNRRAELRFFAAKQ, encoded by the coding sequence ATGAAAATTCGTACTTTGATTTTATTCTTTTTCATGATAATGGTAAAGTTGGCTTTCTCCCAAGAACAAGCCCGCCTCAATATCAAAGGCTTCGTAAGAGACCAAAAGAGTAATATACCGTTAACAGCACAATTGAAAGTAATTTATAATGATATTAGTCTAAAAAGTGTAGAGGCTACAAGTAAGGAAGATGGCAGTTTTGAGCTAAAAACTTTGACCAAAAACTTTATTCTACAAGCTAAGGCCGATGGCTACATCGTTTCGAATGTGGTGATGAATATCGAATATTCGATTTCACAAACCATTATTGTTGAAATTCCAATGGTGGCCAACAGTAAACTAAAAAATAATCAATTAAACGTTGAATTTGCCACTCGCATACAAGAGAATAAGATTAAAGAATTGCATAGCAAACAAATATTTCAAGCTGTCGATGCCATTAATGGGAGTGTTTTAGGTGCACGATTTAGATTATTAAGCACTAATCAGAATGAGGTAATTAGTACTCGTACAAGTATAGAAGAACCTATTTTTGAGCATGACTTCACAAAAAAAGAAAAAATCTTACTTGAAGTAACTACTGACGGTTATCAAAAATTTTCAGAATACATTGACATTAACTCACTCGATGCAACGGTTCATACAAATACAGCTAGACTTATCAAGAAAATTTCATTTTTCAATTTAATCATTAAAAATGAGCCTGAATTACATAGTGTACAAGTAACAGAAATGGGTAATTTAAACCCCAAAAGCATTAAACTTGTCAATAATGAAGGTATTTATTTTGGACTCCTCGAAACCGACCATAAATATGTGATTAAAGCAAATACCAAAGGAAATGAAGCGATAGTTAAAGAACTCATAGCTGCGGAAGGGTTCAATCAAAATATTATAATTCTTGAGCATAAAATCAATGCCTCAAATGTAAGTGAAAAGGTTGTACATGCTGAAAAACAAGCCTATCAGCCAGAAAACAGAGCCGTACAATTAGAGAATCAAACCCTATTTTTTGAACAAGGAAGCTACGCACTAAAACCCGAATCAAAAGTATTATTAGAGAATATTGGTAAACAAATGCTTGAATTTCCAGAAGTGAATATTGAAATTACTGGATACACAGATAATATTGGAGACATTCGTCAAAATCAATATCTCTCAGAATTTAGAGCAAAAGTGATTTCAAATTTTCTCTTCAACAAGGGCATAAAAAGTAATCGTATTACACTCAAAGCAAATGGTTCTAACTCACCTTTTGCCGACAATGATTCTGAAACCAATCGCCAACGTAATCGCCGAGCCGAACTACGATTTTTTGCAGCGAAGCAGTAA
- a CDS encoding DEAD/DEAH box helicase — MATKRLSKSKSASKKKVESPKKIPYYRKPDNLTLDQWQIALRKQFGQENEFEVTNIGQEKFFSDFQVVNKATNNAYKVAIRSTDDSKNFCECLDFKTNRLGVCKHISATLHHLSGIHGAKKAFKEGSFEPTYSSVYLDYRNGRQIKIRIGEENKSDYTKLAQQYFDENNNLKPASFPIFEIFLEEAKKINKRFRCYADALDFVIAERDKIRRKEFFTKLIPEGYEDLSFESLVKIELFPYQKKGVFFAATAGRSLIADEMGLGKTLQAITTAELYKKELGINRVLIVCPTSLKYQWKSEIERFTESTVHVIEGTLIKRAAQYQYVDAFYVIVSYHTTTQDLDLLNKMEADMVILDEAQRIKNWKTKVSQQIKKLNTPYALILTGTPLENKLEELYSITQLIDVYRLGPVYRFLDQHQISDESGKVVGYKNLHEISKLLSDILIRRTKKEVLSQLPKRMDKNLFVPMTQEQMNIHNELGDNVAKLVNKWRRYGFLNETDRRRLILSLSQMRMVCDSTFILDQKTRHDTKIEEVMNILEEFLENSEEKVVIFSQWERMTRLVAQELTDREIKFENLHGGIESTKRKDLLDNFQNDPASRVFLSTDAGGVGLNLQAASLLINLDIPWNPAILEQRIARIYRLGQERNVSIINLISTGTIEHKMLDVLKFKGAMAEGVLDGGEDTIFLGEDKFKQFMNSVESLTDAPQNENTIIDSSEEHEAEEQDSVNHAESSLVSLPESATTFFGDDDVSEETMVDLSVSESANPNEELIKNGVQFFTQLAQTLKNPNDSRELIEHLIQKDETGKLFLKIPIESESIVTDTLQSLGAIFGALLKK, encoded by the coding sequence ATGGCAACTAAAAGACTTTCAAAAAGCAAATCTGCCAGTAAAAAAAAGGTAGAATCGCCTAAGAAAATTCCCTATTACCGAAAACCCGATAACCTAACACTCGACCAATGGCAAATTGCTTTAAGAAAACAATTTGGACAGGAAAACGAATTTGAAGTTACGAATATCGGTCAGGAGAAGTTTTTTTCTGATTTTCAGGTAGTTAATAAAGCTACAAACAATGCTTATAAAGTTGCCATCAGAAGCACCGATGACTCCAAGAATTTCTGTGAATGTCTTGATTTTAAAACCAATCGCTTAGGGGTTTGTAAACATATTAGTGCTACTTTACATCATTTAAGTGGAATTCACGGTGCAAAAAAAGCATTCAAAGAAGGAAGTTTTGAGCCTACATATAGCTCTGTTTATTTAGATTATCGAAACGGCCGACAAATAAAGATTCGAATTGGAGAAGAAAATAAAAGTGATTATACAAAGCTTGCCCAGCAATATTTCGACGAAAATAATAACCTAAAACCCGCCTCCTTTCCTATTTTTGAAATCTTCCTTGAAGAAGCCAAGAAAATAAACAAGCGTTTTAGATGCTACGCCGATGCCCTCGATTTTGTAATTGCCGAAAGAGATAAAATTCGCCGAAAAGAATTTTTCACAAAACTAATTCCCGAAGGGTATGAAGACTTAAGTTTTGAAAGTTTAGTTAAAATCGAACTCTTTCCCTACCAAAAGAAAGGCGTATTTTTTGCAGCTACTGCGGGCCGAAGTCTTATTGCCGATGAAATGGGTCTAGGCAAAACCTTGCAAGCAATTACCACAGCAGAGTTATACAAGAAAGAATTAGGCATTAATCGAGTGTTGATTGTCTGCCCGACTTCATTAAAATATCAATGGAAATCTGAAATTGAGCGATTTACGGAAAGCACCGTACATGTCATCGAAGGGACACTCATCAAACGTGCCGCACAGTACCAATATGTTGATGCCTTTTACGTAATTGTGAGTTATCATACAACTACTCAAGACCTTGATTTGCTAAATAAAATGGAGGCCGACATGGTGATTCTCGACGAAGCCCAACGTATCAAAAACTGGAAAACAAAGGTTTCGCAACAAATCAAAAAACTCAATACCCCTTATGCTTTAATTCTGACAGGAACACCTCTCGAAAATAAGCTCGAAGAGCTTTATTCAATCACTCAACTCATTGATGTTTATCGCTTAGGGCCTGTTTATAGATTTTTAGACCAACACCAAATTTCAGATGAATCGGGTAAGGTTGTTGGCTACAAAAACCTTCACGAAATCTCGAAATTATTATCAGATATTCTGATTCGTCGCACCAAAAAAGAGGTACTCTCGCAATTACCGAAACGAATGGATAAAAATTTGTTTGTGCCAATGACACAAGAACAAATGAATATTCATAACGAATTGGGCGATAATGTAGCAAAATTAGTGAATAAATGGCGAAGATATGGATTTTTAAATGAAACCGATCGCCGTCGATTGATTCTCTCATTAAGTCAGATGAGAATGGTTTGTGATAGTACTTTTATACTTGACCAAAAAACTCGTCACGATACAAAAATTGAGGAAGTAATGAATATTTTGGAAGAGTTTCTCGAAAACTCCGAAGAAAAAGTAGTTATTTTTAGTCAATGGGAAAGAATGACCCGATTGGTTGCACAGGAGCTTACTGATAGGGAAATCAAATTTGAAAACCTTCACGGAGGAATTGAAAGTACGAAACGTAAAGATTTACTCGACAATTTCCAAAACGACCCCGCAAGCAGAGTTTTTCTATCGACTGATGCTGGTGGAGTTGGCCTAAACCTGCAAGCGGCATCTTTACTTATCAATCTTGATATTCCGTGGAATCCTGCCATTTTAGAACAACGAATTGCTCGTATTTACAGGCTTGGTCAAGAACGAAATGTTTCAATCATTAATCTCATTTCAACTGGGACGATTGAACACAAAATGCTTGATGTCTTGAAATTCAAAGGGGCGATGGCCGAAGGAGTTCTAGACGGCGGCGAAGACACCATCTTCTTAGGCGAAGATAAGTTCAAGCAATTCATGAACTCGGTTGAAAGTTTAACCGATGCTCCGCAAAACGAGAATACTATCATTGATTCTTCCGAAGAACACGAAGCTGAAGAACAAGATTCGGTCAATCATGCTGAAAGCTCACTGGTTAGCTTACCCGAAAGTGCTACCACATTTTTTGGTGACGATGATGTAAGCGAAGAAACAATGGTTGATTTATCGGTGAGTGAAAGTGCCAACCCGAATGAAGAACTTATCAAGAATGGGGTTCAGTTTTTTACGCAACTAGCTCAAACACTCAAAAATCCAAACGATAGTCGAGAATTAATCGAACACCTCATTCAAAAGGACGAAACAGGAAAATTATTCCTAAAAATTCCAATAGAGAGCGAATCCATCGTGACAGATACATTACAAAGTTTAGGTGCTATATTTGGAGCTTTACTGAAAAAATAA
- a CDS encoding EamA family transporter, protein MFSFKFKIICAFTAIYLVWGSTYLFVKISLHSFPPFMLSTLRFFIGGGALLIYTLAIKDTLPKSKELIRQAILGCVTFIGGIMSVVWAQQHLSSSLASTIITTPFWFVVLDSKQWRYYFSNFHILIGLLLGLVGVSLLMILKTNTHISGPISMQLISILVIIAGSFLWVLGSLYLRNNPSSTSVYANTTVQLFAAGICCLFISLFNGEMNHFNLSQTRLDGWLSVTYLAIFSNTLTFLAFVWLIKIKPPAIVSTYSYVNPMVATLLGWSLGNEHITLVQILALSLILSGVLFVNLGRNKV, encoded by the coding sequence ATGTTTTCATTCAAATTCAAAATAATCTGTGCATTTACTGCCATTTATTTGGTTTGGGGCTCAACGTATCTGTTTGTCAAGATTTCACTCCATTCGTTTCCACCATTTATGCTCTCTACCCTACGATTTTTTATTGGTGGTGGGGCATTATTGATTTATACATTAGCCATAAAAGATACCTTACCGAAGTCGAAAGAGTTAATCAGGCAAGCCATTTTGGGTTGTGTTACTTTCATTGGCGGCATCATGTCGGTTGTTTGGGCTCAACAACATTTATCATCAAGCTTAGCTTCTACCATTATCACCACACCTTTTTGGTTTGTGGTATTAGACAGTAAACAATGGCGATATTACTTCTCCAATTTCCACATCCTTATTGGCTTACTGTTGGGCTTAGTGGGTGTGAGCCTCTTGATGATACTAAAAACCAATACTCACATTAGCGGCCCAATTTCTATGCAGTTGATTAGTATTTTGGTCATCATTGCCGGAAGTTTTCTTTGGGTTTTAGGCTCGCTTTATCTTAGAAATAATCCGAGTTCGACTTCGGTTTACGCCAATACTACGGTACAATTATTCGCAGCAGGAATTTGTTGTTTGTTTATTAGCCTCTTCAATGGGGAAATGAATCATTTCAATCTATCACAAACTCGACTTGATGGCTGGTTATCAGTTACTTACTTAGCTATTTTTAGTAATACCCTTACATTTTTGGCTTTTGTTTGGCTAATCAAAATTAAACCTCCAGCCATTGTTAGCACATACTCCTACGTCAATCCAATGGTAGCTACGCTTTTGGGTTGGAGTTTAGGAAACGAACACATTACGTTGGTGCAAATTTTAGCCCTTAGCCTGATACTTTCGGGTGTATTATTTGTGAATTTAGGAAGAAATAAAGTTTAA
- a CDS encoding GNAT family N-acetyltransferase, with amino-acid sequence MTKILETQRLILRQFTLDDAPFILELLNTPTWLQFIGDRGVHNIVDAENYLRNGSMKSYVEFGFGFYAVIEKATGNTIGMCGLIKRDNLPDIDIGFAFLPHLISKGLGYEIASATLDYALNTLKLGKIIAIVNPDNEKSIGLIKKLGMVYESIIPFGEKEVMVFGIVSKEGFA; translated from the coding sequence ATGACAAAAATCCTCGAAACTCAACGCTTAATTCTCCGTCAGTTTACACTTGATGATGCTCCATTTATTCTTGAATTGCTTAATACTCCCACTTGGTTACAGTTTATTGGCGATAGAGGTGTTCATAATATTGTAGATGCCGAGAATTATTTGCGAAATGGTAGCATGAAAAGTTATGTCGAGTTTGGCTTTGGGTTCTACGCTGTCATTGAAAAAGCTACTGGAAATACTATCGGCATGTGTGGGCTCATCAAAAGAGATAATTTACCAGATATTGACATCGGTTTTGCATTTTTACCCCACCTAATAAGTAAAGGATTAGGTTATGAAATTGCCTCTGCCACACTTGACTATGCTCTTAATACTTTAAAATTAGGTAAAATCATTGCCATTGTCAACCCAGATAATGAAAAGTCAATAGGACTAATTAAAAAGCTGGGAATGGTATATGAATCAATTATCCCATTTGGAGAAAAAGAAGTAATGGTTTTTGGGATAGTTTCAAAGGAAGGCTTCGCTTGA
- a CDS encoding PadR family transcriptional regulator, with product MKNEFLKNWDTQLKKGLLPFYVLQALNQKECYGYELIQTLKDTLGIEVTESTIYPLLIRLMKDNLLIHKWIEQQSGIPRKYYFITEEGKNNVAEMQKSLVEIIEKIQKQ from the coding sequence ATGAAAAACGAATTCTTAAAAAACTGGGATACGCAACTCAAAAAAGGACTCCTACCCTTTTATGTTTTGCAAGCACTTAATCAGAAGGAATGCTATGGCTATGAGCTTATTCAAACGCTCAAAGACACTTTGGGCATTGAAGTAACCGAAAGCACAATTTACCCATTATTGATTCGACTAATGAAAGATAATTTATTGATACACAAGTGGATAGAACAACAATCGGGAATTCCTAGAAAGTATTATTTCATTACTGAAGAGGGTAAAAACAATGTAGCAGAAATGCAAAAAAGTCTTGTAGAAATTATTGAAAAAATACAAAAACAATGA
- a CDS encoding DUF202 domain-containing protein, which produces MKNEERVNKDLILRENLAIQRTILANQSTILAFLRTSMYFLIAGLSIDNLLKSNIAYKYIFFSFSGIIFIYGIINYFIQRKKIKQSKIHIGNFKDEYLF; this is translated from the coding sequence ATGAAAAATGAAGAAAGAGTCAATAAAGATTTGATTTTGCGAGAAAACTTGGCTATTCAACGTACGATACTTGCGAATCAATCAACTATTTTAGCATTTTTGCGTACTTCCATGTATTTTCTAATTGCAGGATTATCAATTGATAATTTATTAAAGAGTAATATTGCCTATAAGTATATTTTTTTTAGCTTTTCAGGAATAATATTCATTTATGGCATAATAAATTACTTTATTCAAAGAAAAAAAATCAAACAAAGCAAAATTCATATAGGTAACTTTAAAGATGAATATCTTTTTTAA
- a CDS encoding carbohydrate binding family 9 domain-containing protein: MKIKLYYLLLTTVVLCFELSAQTINEQKYKIHIKRTTEKIKIDGILDEQTWKNAEKTPPFRQQFPYDTSTAIQQTSARVAFDDEFLYYSFVVEQPRKYAVLSLKRDFPSGGGTDLVIFNIDTFKDKQNGFHFAVNPYGVQREALISNGNVVSNDWDNKWYTAVKNYDDHWVVECAIPFKTLRYKLAENGQNTWNVNFFRNNLFLNERSSWAQLPRSGKGTDLAFSGTLIWDDAPPKPGPNISIIPYSIASVGQEFINERPLEKKANIGFDTKIAVTPSLNLDITVNPDFSQVEVDRQVTNLSRFEILFPERRQFFLENNDLFGSFGTDNITPFFSRRIGITKNPLTGNSQQVKILGGARLSGKLTDNWRIGLMSMQTKGTKFDDKIGLAGANYTVGAIQRKMFTRSNISLMVVNKENAIGKLETPQAVDSLKFHRIVGIDYNMASKNGYWRNKFFYHQSFTPTSLKGQNSAGIIILKDSPTWFISSGSTYVGENYFAPVGYVPRQNFLRNESNFGYTFYPRSPKINRVLNNFGLGVDWDYFTRKSDFKTIDYDFTPVFFVLQFTNNANLTFFPYRFMYTYLFTDFDPTNTGGKTLAQNQGFYYKQTRFSFQSNTNKPFFFNINGRAGEYYNGHFLSLGSTVNYRFIPYALLSVDITHNRIKLPKPYSSAVLWLVSPRAEITFNKNVFWTTFVQYNNQANNVNINSRFQWRFKPASDFFIVYTDNYFATDPEMLEKPYNLGALNSKSRALVMKLTYWFNI, translated from the coding sequence ATGAAAATAAAACTTTACTACTTACTTCTTACCACTGTTGTTTTATGTTTTGAATTATCTGCTCAGACAATCAATGAGCAGAAGTATAAAATTCATATCAAACGAACCACTGAAAAAATAAAAATTGATGGTATTTTAGACGAACAAACATGGAAAAATGCCGAGAAGACTCCTCCGTTTCGTCAGCAGTTTCCTTATGATACCTCAACAGCTATTCAACAAACTTCTGCTCGTGTAGCTTTCGATGATGAATTTCTTTATTATAGTTTTGTAGTTGAGCAGCCTCGAAAATATGCGGTTTTATCTTTGAAAAGAGATTTTCCATCAGGCGGGGGAACAGATTTAGTTATCTTCAATATTGATACTTTCAAGGATAAACAAAATGGTTTTCATTTTGCCGTAAATCCTTATGGTGTACAACGTGAAGCCCTCATTTCAAACGGAAATGTGGTATCCAATGATTGGGATAATAAGTGGTACACAGCCGTTAAAAACTACGATGACCATTGGGTAGTAGAATGTGCTATTCCATTTAAAACACTTCGTTACAAATTAGCTGAAAATGGTCAAAATACTTGGAATGTAAACTTCTTCCGAAATAATCTTTTTTTGAATGAACGCTCATCTTGGGCTCAACTTCCTCGTAGTGGTAAAGGTACAGATTTGGCATTTTCGGGCACTCTGATTTGGGATGATGCTCCCCCAAAACCAGGCCCAAACATTTCGATAATTCCTTATAGTATTGCCTCAGTTGGCCAGGAATTTATCAATGAACGTCCATTAGAAAAAAAAGCCAATATTGGTTTTGATACTAAAATTGCGGTTACACCTTCTTTAAATTTAGACATTACTGTCAACCCAGACTTTTCACAGGTTGAAGTTGATAGACAAGTAACTAACTTGAGCCGTTTTGAAATTCTTTTCCCAGAAAGACGACAATTTTTCTTGGAAAACAATGACCTTTTTGGCTCTTTCGGCACAGACAATATTACTCCCTTTTTCTCTCGCAGAATCGGAATCACTAAAAATCCTTTAACTGGTAATAGCCAACAAGTGAAAATTTTGGGCGGAGCAAGACTCAGTGGTAAACTCACTGATAATTGGCGAATCGGCTTAATGTCGATGCAAACCAAAGGAACTAAATTCGATGATAAAATTGGGCTAGCAGGTGCAAACTATACAGTTGGAGCGATTCAACGAAAAATGTTTACGAGGTCGAATATATCATTGATGGTTGTTAATAAGGAAAATGCGATTGGTAAATTAGAAACCCCTCAGGCTGTTGATTCACTGAAATTTCATCGAATTGTGGGCATAGATTACAATATGGCCTCAAAAAATGGTTATTGGAGAAATAAGTTTTTCTATCATCAATCATTTACTCCCACTAGTTTGAAAGGGCAAAATTCAGCGGGAATTATTATTTTGAAAGACTCCCCTACTTGGTTTATTAGCTCAGGAAGTACTTATGTAGGCGAAAACTACTTCGCTCCAGTTGGATATGTTCCTCGTCAAAATTTTCTACGTAATGAATCAAATTTTGGCTATACATTTTATCCAAGAAGCCCTAAAATAAATCGTGTATTAAACAACTTCGGATTAGGTGTAGATTGGGACTACTTCACCCGAAAATCTGATTTTAAAACTATTGACTATGATTTTACGCCAGTATTTTTTGTACTTCAGTTTACCAATAATGCCAACCTTACCTTCTTCCCGTACCGATTTATGTACACGTATTTGTTCACCGATTTTGACCCTACCAATACTGGAGGGAAAACTCTCGCTCAAAATCAAGGATTTTACTACAAACAAACTCGTTTTAGCTTTCAATCAAATACGAATAAACCATTTTTCTTCAACATAAATGGTAGGGCGGGCGAATATTACAATGGACACTTTCTATCGCTCGGTAGTACAGTAAATTATCGTTTTATACCATACGCCTTGCTTTCAGTTGATATTACGCATAATCGAATCAAATTACCTAAACCATACAGTTCTGCGGTTTTATGGTTGGTGAGTCCACGGGCTGAAATTACATTCAATAAAAATGTTTTTTGGACAACTTTCGTGCAATATAATAATCAGGCGAACAATGTAAACATCAATTCTCGTTTTCAGTGGCGATTCAAACCCGCCAGTGATTTCTTCATTGTTTATACTGATAATTATTTCGCAACTGACCCAGAAATGCTTGAAAAACCCTATAATTTGGGGGCATTGAACAGCAAAAGTCGAGCATTAGTAATGAAACTAACTTATTGGTTTAATATATAG
- a CDS encoding aminotransferase-like domain-containing protein, which translates to MLPLNTLIHVNKDSKVPIYQQIIERFISLIQVGTLKKGQKIMSSRKLSELLGLHRKTITIAYEELILQGWLETKQSSGTFVANNLPEIVSEKLIEMPISLPKKAGFNFEQKPVLRREVVKAFDKLHLDDGFPDPRLAPLLDLARAYRGNLIHGNSYVKLGYGDTKGSYWLRQELATYLNESRGLKITAENVLIVRGTMMGMYLLTTAFVKIGDFVVLGEMTWASAKINFQHAGAKILNIPTDENGIVVDALEELCEKYPIRLIYVTSHHDYPTTVTLKADRRIKLLKLAEKYRFIIFEDDYDYDFHYQSKPLLPLASADEVGVVLYSGSFTKSISPAFRVGYLVAPEEVIEHLSYHRRIIDRQGDTMLENAIAELLHEGVIQKYLRKSLREYRERRDFFCELLQQKLRNEVSFQIPEGGMSVWTKFDKSIDLVKTAENALKNGLYFSNGVQHSLSDRNLNATRLGFASSKIEELEKCVEILKKSI; encoded by the coding sequence ATGTTGCCATTGAATACGCTAATCCATGTAAACAAAGATTCAAAAGTGCCTATTTATCAGCAGATTATTGAGCGATTTATTAGCTTGATTCAAGTAGGTACGCTGAAAAAGGGACAAAAAATCATGAGTTCACGCAAGCTAAGTGAACTTTTGGGTTTGCACCGAAAAACCATCACGATTGCTTATGAAGAGCTGATTTTGCAAGGTTGGTTAGAAACTAAACAGAGTAGTGGCACATTTGTGGCGAATAATTTACCCGAAATAGTGAGCGAAAAACTTATCGAAATGCCCATCAGCCTACCTAAAAAAGCTGGGTTTAATTTTGAACAAAAGCCAGTTTTACGTAGAGAAGTAGTAAAAGCTTTCGATAAACTACATTTAGATGATGGTTTTCCTGACCCACGCTTAGCTCCGTTACTTGATTTAGCAAGAGCGTATCGAGGGAATTTAATTCATGGGAATTCCTATGTAAAGTTAGGGTATGGCGATACCAAAGGTTCGTATTGGCTCAGACAAGAATTGGCTACTTATTTGAATGAAAGTAGGGGATTGAAAATTACCGCCGAAAACGTGTTGATTGTGCGAGGGACGATGATGGGCATGTATTTACTCACGACGGCTTTTGTGAAGATAGGCGATTTTGTAGTTTTAGGTGAAATGACTTGGGCCAGTGCCAAGATTAATTTTCAACATGCAGGAGCAAAAATCCTAAACATTCCGACCGATGAAAATGGAATTGTGGTTGATGCTTTAGAAGAGTTATGTGAAAAATACCCAATAAGATTGATATATGTCACATCACATCACGATTACCCAACAACCGTTACGCTGAAAGCTGACCGACGAATAAAGCTCTTGAAATTGGCCGAAAAGTATCGTTTTATCATTTTTGAAGATGATTATGATTACGATTTTCACTATCAAAGTAAGCCACTTTTGCCACTGGCTAGTGCCGATGAGGTAGGAGTGGTGCTATACTCTGGCTCTTTTACAAAAAGTATTTCGCCCGCATTTCGGGTTGGTTATTTGGTTGCTCCCGAAGAAGTGATTGAACATTTATCGTATCATCGGAGAATTATTGACCGACAGGGAGATACCATGCTTGAAAATGCCATTGCTGAATTGCTACACGAAGGAGTTATTCAGAAGTATCTTAGAAAATCACTGAGAGAATACCGAGAAAGACGAGACTTTTTCTGTGAATTATTGCAGCAAAAGCTCAGAAATGAAGTCAGTTTTCAGATTCCTGAAGGTGGGATGTCGGTTTGGACGAAATTTGATAAAAGTATTGATTTGGTAAAAACAGCCGAAAACGCCTTAAAAAATGGGCTTTATTTCTCGAATGGCGTACAACATAGTTTGTCAGACCGTAATCTCAATGCTACTCGATTGGGTTTTGCTTCTTCTAAGATTGAAGAGTTAGAGAAGTGTGTAGAGATATTAAAGAAAAGTATATGA